One stretch of Anaerolineae bacterium DNA includes these proteins:
- a CDS encoding histone deacetylase: MIYYHDIFTFPLPPGHRFPEVKYRLLRETLLARGMVSPEVLQVPTAATEDELALGHLSAYLEKVLRGRLTPAEERRIGLPWSPQLVERTRRSVGGTIAAAYAALEGGLGINLGGGTHHAAPDHGAGYCVFNDVVVAARVLQRAGLVRRVLVVDGDVHQGDGTAAATSNDPTIFAFSIHAEHNFPFRKVPGDLDIGLPDGTGDEAYLQALDEGLRLAFARFSPDIVFYIAGADPYEGDRLGRLSLTREGLLARDRLVMETVRRRRLPLVLTMGGGYARPILDTVEIHAQTVALALDLWGQSRKAVLGETAGRSP, translated from the coding sequence ATGATTTACTATCACGACATCTTCACCTTCCCTCTGCCTCCGGGCCATCGTTTCCCCGAGGTCAAATATCGTCTGCTGCGGGAAACATTACTGGCGCGAGGCATGGTTTCGCCGGAGGTGTTGCAGGTGCCCACGGCGGCCACGGAGGACGAACTGGCCCTGGGGCACCTGTCTGCTTATCTGGAAAAGGTGCTTCGAGGGCGATTGACCCCGGCGGAGGAACGGCGCATTGGCCTGCCCTGGTCGCCCCAGTTGGTGGAGCGCACCCGACGCAGCGTGGGCGGCACCATTGCAGCGGCCTACGCCGCGCTGGAGGGCGGCCTGGGCATCAACCTGGGCGGCGGGACCCACCACGCGGCCCCTGACCATGGGGCGGGATACTGTGTGTTCAACGATGTCGTCGTGGCCGCGCGGGTCCTGCAGCGGGCGGGCTTAGTGCGGCGCGTGCTGGTGGTGGATGGCGATGTGCATCAGGGAGACGGCACGGCGGCGGCCACCAGCAACGACCCCACCATCTTCGCCTTCAGCATCCACGCCGAGCATAACTTCCCTTTCCGCAAGGTCCCAGGCGATCTGGACATTGGGCTGCCCGATGGCACGGGCGATGAAGCCTATTTGCAGGCCCTGGACGAAGGGTTACGCCTGGCCTTCGCGCGGTTTTCCCCGGACATCGTCTTCTACATCGCGGGCGCCGACCCTTATGAGGGAGACCGGTTGGGGCGCTTGTCCCTGACCCGAGAGGGGTTGTTGGCCCGCGATCGCCTGGTGATGGAGACGGTGCGGCGGCGTCGTTTGCCTCTGGTGCTCACCATGGGCGGCGGTTACGCCCGTCCCATCCTGGATACCGTGGAGATTCACGCCCAGACGGTCGCGCTGGCCCTGGATTTGTGGGGCCAATCCCGCAAGGCCGTGCTGGGCGAGACGGCTGGGAGGTCCCCATGA
- the surE gene encoding 5'/3'-nucleotidase SurE yields the protein MPPTILVTNDDGVRSPGLLAAAEALLPLGEVVIVAPRQQVSGTGRSLPSDSDGLITTCTLTVGGKPHTAYAVGGTPAQVVLHAMLEILETPPGLVVSGINYGENLATGVTVSGTVGAALEAATLGIPALAISLETPKEYHLSHSDEVDFSVAAHFTRLFARRLLEGGDGLPPDVDVLKVDVPANATPETPWQLCRQARRRYYRPLRPRRRSWEEPGTVGYTYGDPPETFPPDTDVYVLRVERKVAVVPLSVDCTSRVPFEQLARWLREEK from the coding sequence ATGCCCCCCACGATTCTGGTGACCAACGACGATGGAGTGCGTTCGCCTGGTCTGCTGGCCGCGGCCGAGGCGTTGCTTCCCCTGGGGGAGGTGGTCATTGTGGCGCCCCGCCAGCAGGTTTCCGGTACCGGGCGCAGCCTGCCCTCAGATTCCGATGGGCTGATCACCACCTGCACCCTGACCGTGGGCGGCAAGCCTCACACCGCCTACGCCGTGGGCGGCACCCCGGCCCAGGTGGTGCTCCATGCCATGTTGGAGATTCTGGAGACGCCGCCCGGCCTGGTGGTTTCGGGGATCAACTACGGCGAGAACCTGGCGACGGGGGTGACGGTATCGGGCACGGTGGGCGCGGCTTTGGAGGCGGCTACCTTGGGTATCCCTGCCCTGGCCATCTCTTTGGAGACGCCGAAAGAGTACCATCTGTCGCACTCTGATGAGGTGGATTTCTCGGTGGCCGCTCATTTCACCCGGCTGTTTGCCCGGCGTCTGCTGGAAGGCGGCGATGGGTTGCCCCCCGATGTAGATGTGCTGAAAGTGGATGTGCCGGCGAACGCGACGCCGGAGACGCCCTGGCAGTTGTGCCGCCAGGCCCGCAGGCGGTACTATCGTCCGCTGCGCCCCCGCCGTCGCTCGTGGGAGGAACCGGGCACCGTGGGATACACCTATGGCGATCCTCCGGAGACCTTTCCTCCGGATACGGATGTGTATGTCTTGCGCGTGGAGCGCAAGGTGGCCGTGGTTCCGCTGAGCGTGGATTGCACCTCGCGGGTGCCCTTTGAACAACTGGCGCGCTGGCTGCGGGAAGAAAAGTAA
- the gnd gene encoding decarboxylating 6-phosphogluconate dehydrogenase gives MELAIVGLGKMGSNMARRLLRGGHRVMGYNRLPEVTRRLAAETELIPAFSLEETVAKLEARPRVVWVMVPAGAPTESVVQALGEQLTAGDIVIDGGNTFYKDDLRRAAVLAERGIRYVDVGTSGGVWGLTEGYSMMSGGDKETVEHLRPIFETLAPAPDRGWGHVGPVGAGHFVKMMHNGIEYGVMQAYAEGFEILKSKQEFDLDLHQIAEIWRFGSVIRSWLLDLTARALAEDPDLAHIKGWVADSGEGRWTVFGAIDLDVPAPVITLALQMRFVSRQEESFAAKVLAAMRHQFGGHAVKRE, from the coding sequence ATGGAACTGGCTATCGTCGGCCTGGGAAAAATGGGAAGTAACATGGCCCGCCGTTTGTTGCGCGGAGGGCACCGCGTGATGGGTTACAATCGCTTGCCGGAGGTCACCCGTCGCCTGGCGGCAGAGACGGAGTTGATCCCGGCCTTCAGCCTGGAGGAGACGGTGGCCAAGTTGGAAGCCCGACCGCGGGTAGTCTGGGTGATGGTGCCCGCTGGCGCGCCTACGGAAAGCGTGGTGCAGGCCCTGGGCGAGCAGTTGACAGCCGGGGATATCGTCATCGATGGCGGCAACACTTTCTACAAGGACGACCTGCGACGGGCGGCGGTGCTGGCCGAGCGCGGCATCCGCTATGTGGATGTGGGCACCAGCGGCGGGGTGTGGGGCCTGACCGAGGGATACAGCATGATGAGCGGCGGCGACAAAGAGACGGTGGAGCATCTGCGTCCCATTTTCGAGACCCTGGCCCCCGCGCCCGACCGCGGATGGGGCCATGTGGGCCCGGTGGGGGCGGGGCACTTTGTCAAGATGATGCACAACGGCATCGAATACGGGGTGATGCAGGCTTACGCCGAGGGTTTTGAAATCCTCAAGTCCAAGCAGGAGTTTGACCTGGATTTGCACCAGATTGCCGAAATCTGGCGCTTTGGCTCGGTCATTCGCTCCTGGCTGCTCGACCTCACCGCCCGTGCCCTGGCCGAGGACCCCGATCTAGCCCATATCAAGGGCTGGGTAGCCGATTCGGGCGAGGGCCGCTGGACCGTGTTCGGGGCCATTGACCTGGATGTCCCGGCGCCGGTCATCACCCTGGCGTTGCAGATGCGTTTCGTCAGCCGTCAGGAGGAGAGTTTTGCCGCCAAGGTGCTGGCGGCCATGCGGCACCAGTTCGGCGGTCATGCGGTCAAACGGGAGTGA
- a CDS encoding glycine C-acetyltransferase, which produces MSVSLPPKLQWIEDEWQALHESGLYNHIRTLSSPQGAWLVVDGKQVLNFCSNNYLGLANHPRLVQAAKEAIDRYGVGPAAVRTIAGTMDLHVELERRLAAFKGVEAAITFQSGFNANLGTIPALVGRGDAIFSDELNHASIIDGCRLSRAEIIRYTHCDVADLEAKLKEHRHQYRRALVVTDGVFSMDGDIAPLDKIYEVTQHFDAILMVDDAHGEGVLGRGGRGIVDHFDLHGKVDIEVGTLSKAFGVVGGVVAGNAKIIEWLRQRGRPFLFSSAMTVPDTAACLAALDLLEESTDLVDKLWENTRYFKSEMKRLGFDTGQSVTPITPIMLGEAKLAQEFSRQLFENGVFATAIGYPTVPRGKARIRVMISAAHEKEDLDAGLEAFTKVGRALGVIS; this is translated from the coding sequence ATGAGCGTAAGCCTTCCTCCCAAACTGCAGTGGATCGAAGACGAATGGCAAGCCCTCCACGAGAGCGGGTTGTACAACCACATTCGTACCCTGAGTTCGCCTCAGGGCGCCTGGCTGGTGGTCGATGGCAAACAGGTGCTCAACTTCTGCTCCAACAACTACCTGGGCCTGGCCAATCACCCGCGTCTGGTTCAGGCCGCCAAGGAGGCCATCGACAGGTACGGCGTGGGGCCGGCTGCCGTGCGCACCATCGCCGGCACGATGGACCTGCATGTGGAACTGGAACGCCGCCTGGCCGCCTTCAAAGGCGTGGAAGCCGCCATCACCTTCCAATCGGGCTTCAACGCCAACCTGGGCACCATTCCGGCGCTGGTGGGGCGCGGGGATGCAATTTTCTCCGACGAACTGAACCACGCCAGCATCATCGACGGCTGCCGCCTCTCCCGAGCCGAAATCATCCGCTACACGCACTGCGATGTGGCCGACCTGGAGGCTAAACTCAAAGAGCATCGTCACCAGTACCGCCGGGCCCTGGTGGTCACCGACGGCGTGTTCAGCATGGACGGCGATATCGCCCCCCTGGACAAAATCTACGAGGTCACGCAACACTTCGATGCCATCCTTATGGTGGACGACGCCCACGGTGAAGGGGTGTTGGGGCGCGGCGGTCGCGGCATCGTGGACCACTTCGACCTGCACGGCAAGGTGGACATCGAGGTCGGCACCCTTTCCAAAGCCTTTGGCGTGGTGGGCGGCGTGGTGGCCGGAAACGCCAAAATCATCGAGTGGCTGCGCCAGCGCGGACGCCCCTTCCTGTTCTCCTCGGCCATGACCGTGCCCGACACCGCCGCCTGCCTGGCCGCCTTAGACCTACTGGAAGAATCCACCGACCTGGTGGACAAACTCTGGGAGAACACCCGTTACTTCAAGAGCGAGATGAAGCGCCTGGGCTTCGACACCGGCCAAAGCGTAACGCCCATCACCCCCATCATGCTGGGCGAGGCCAAACTGGCCCAGGAATTCAGCCGCCAACTCTTCGAAAACGGGGTCTTCGCCACAGCCATCGGCTACCCCACTGTACCCAGGGGCAAGGCTCGCATCCGGGTGATGATCTCCGCCGCCCACGAGAAGGAAGACCTAGACGCCGGGCTGGAGGCCTTTACCAAGGTCGGGCGTGCTCTGGGCGTGATCTCCTGA
- the gcvT gene encoding glycine cleavage system aminomethyltransferase GcvT: MTQDYLFRGTLRDLDPALYELTQIEAERQVRRLILIPSESQAPLAVREAMASAFQNIYAEGYPPEHWRWLSEEEILDYKARLAEYRRLADPRYYKGVEYADIVESLARRRCAEAFAANGVSADDLFVNVQPLSGAPANNAVYHALIKPGDTILSMHLVHGGHLSHGSPANRSGKLYQVVHYTVHPETERLDYDQVEALALEHKPQIIVAGYSSYPWAVDWARFRAIADQVGAYLMADIAHVAGLVVGGAYPSPVGYADVITFTTHKTLGGPRGAVILTTDPVIARKIDRAVFPGEQGGPHVNIFAALALLFKLAQTELFRQYAHQVVKNCIAFTERLRERGFRIPYGGTDTHLMNLDCKSVRASDGTPLSGDLAARILDVAGIVVNRNTIPGDKGARNPSGIRMGTPWITQRGFDEARSRELADVIADLLWAVTPYTVDGKQRAKVDYDALQDARLRVRDLADRAGRDVEPQGFGYPHFIYPDDQPQRPGDRTVLEIGGERVRQFLNFALASDVEGLEPGQTQPTRLHTPKGWVSGTLRCVEPRRFRLTVPREQTSLVMTYLRDLSDGYIAFDDLDLKRKVPGPAWVLEALDGEPDPLPQGEVPEPQDKPYFVGLAASRGSGSSGTPEGLPEFQWEEAEPEGLRRTPLFDLHKRLGAKMVRFAGWEMPVWYSSVLEEHLAVRQAAGLFDVTHMGVYQVEGPDAAAFLDSVCGNDIGKLKVGEAAYAHFLDPDAKVIDDLYVYRRDTDKYLVVVNAANDEKDWAWLNAVKEGRVLVDRARPGARAFGRGAELRNLRDPEEGADMRVDLALQGPRSREVLLALGADPATRRRILRLKRNQLAEVTLGGFDLIVSRTGYTGEKMGFELFVHPDRAAELFEALLRVGEPLGLKPCGLGARDSLRTEAGLPLYGHELGGLLNLGVGEAGFARFVKTYKPWFIGREAFLAREAQRQQGIVRFRFTEKHVRMAHLGDPVLDKRGKVVGAVTSCAIDSEGYLTGQAVVLRKYAEEGTPIFILQGTERLKKAPKAPAELDWGDTLPLPSAAVVVSRFLKKK; encoded by the coding sequence ATGACCCAAGACTACCTCTTCCGCGGCACGCTCAGGGACTTAGACCCCGCCCTGTACGAACTCACCCAAATTGAGGCCGAGAGGCAGGTGCGGCGGTTGATCCTCATCCCCAGCGAGAGTCAGGCGCCTCTGGCCGTGCGGGAGGCCATGGCCTCGGCCTTCCAGAACATCTACGCCGAAGGTTATCCTCCGGAGCACTGGCGCTGGCTGAGCGAGGAGGAGATTCTGGATTACAAGGCCCGGCTGGCCGAGTACCGCCGGCTGGCCGACCCGCGTTACTACAAGGGCGTGGAGTACGCCGACATCGTGGAATCCCTGGCCCGCCGTCGTTGTGCCGAAGCCTTCGCCGCCAACGGCGTGAGCGCCGACGACCTCTTCGTCAACGTGCAGCCCCTCTCCGGCGCACCGGCCAACAACGCGGTGTACCATGCGCTGATCAAACCGGGCGACACCATCCTCTCCATGCACCTGGTTCACGGTGGCCACCTCTCCCACGGCTCGCCGGCCAACCGCAGCGGCAAACTCTACCAGGTGGTGCACTACACCGTGCATCCCGAGACCGAGCGCCTGGACTACGACCAGGTCGAGGCCCTGGCCCTGGAGCACAAGCCCCAAATCATCGTAGCCGGGTACTCCTCCTATCCCTGGGCGGTGGACTGGGCCAGGTTCCGCGCCATCGCCGACCAGGTGGGTGCTTACTTGATGGCCGACATCGCCCATGTGGCCGGGCTGGTGGTAGGCGGCGCCTATCCCTCGCCTGTAGGTTACGCCGATGTGATTACCTTTACCACCCACAAGACCCTGGGCGGGCCGCGCGGGGCGGTCATCCTGACCACGGACCCGGTCATCGCGCGCAAAATCGACCGCGCCGTGTTTCCCGGCGAGCAGGGTGGCCCCCATGTGAACATCTTCGCCGCCTTAGCCTTGCTTTTCAAACTGGCGCAGACCGAGCTGTTCCGCCAGTACGCCCACCAGGTGGTGAAGAACTGCATTGCCTTCACCGAGCGGCTGCGCGAGCGGGGCTTCCGCATCCCCTACGGTGGCACGGATACCCACCTGATGAACCTGGACTGCAAAAGCGTGCGCGCCTCCGACGGCACGCCCCTCTCAGGGGATCTGGCGGCCCGTATCCTCGATGTGGCCGGCATCGTGGTCAACCGCAACACCATCCCCGGCGACAAAGGGGCGCGCAACCCTTCGGGCATCCGTATGGGCACGCCCTGGATCACCCAGCGCGGCTTCGACGAGGCCAGGAGCCGCGAACTGGCCGATGTCATCGCCGACCTGCTCTGGGCGGTGACGCCCTACACTGTGGACGGCAAGCAACGGGCCAAGGTGGATTACGACGCCTTGCAGGATGCCCGCCTTCGGGTACGCGACCTGGCCGATCGCGCGGGCCGTGATGTCGAGCCGCAGGGCTTTGGCTACCCCCACTTCATCTACCCCGACGACCAGCCCCAGCGCCCCGGCGACCGCACGGTGTTGGAGATCGGTGGGGAGCGGGTACGGCAGTTCCTCAACTTTGCTTTGGCTTCCGATGTCGAAGGCCTGGAACCCGGCCAGACACAGCCCACCCGTCTGCACACCCCCAAGGGCTGGGTGAGCGGCACGCTGCGCTGTGTGGAACCCCGTCGCTTCCGTCTGACCGTGCCCCGCGAGCAGACCTCCCTGGTGATGACCTACCTGCGCGACCTCTCCGACGGGTACATCGCTTTCGATGACCTGGACCTCAAACGCAAGGTGCCCGGCCCCGCCTGGGTGCTCGAGGCGCTGGACGGGGAACCCGACCCGCTGCCCCAGGGGGAGGTGCCCGAACCCCAGGATAAGCCCTACTTTGTGGGCCTGGCTGCATCCCGGGGGTCCGGCAGCAGCGGGACCCCTGAGGGGTTGCCCGAATTCCAATGGGAGGAGGCCGAACCCGAGGGTCTCCGCCGTACCCCCCTGTTCGACCTGCACAAGCGCCTGGGCGCCAAGATGGTACGTTTCGCCGGCTGGGAGATGCCGGTGTGGTACTCCTCGGTGTTGGAGGAGCACCTGGCCGTGCGCCAGGCGGCCGGGCTGTTCGATGTCACCCACATGGGTGTGTACCAAGTGGAGGGCCCTGATGCGGCGGCTTTCTTAGACAGCGTGTGCGGCAACGACATCGGCAAACTCAAGGTGGGCGAGGCCGCCTACGCGCACTTTTTGGACCCCGACGCCAAGGTGATAGACGACCTGTATGTGTACCGCCGCGATACGGACAAATACCTGGTGGTGGTCAACGCAGCCAACGACGAGAAGGATTGGGCCTGGCTGAACGCGGTCAAAGAAGGCCGGGTGTTGGTGGACCGGGCGCGGCCTGGAGCGCGCGCTTTCGGCCGGGGCGCGGAGTTGCGCAACTTGCGCGACCCTGAGGAGGGAGCCGACATGCGGGTGGACCTGGCCTTGCAGGGGCCGCGCTCCCGCGAGGTGTTGCTGGCCCTGGGCGCGGACCCGGCCACCAGGCGCCGCATTTTGCGTTTGAAGCGCAACCAGTTGGCCGAGGTGACGCTGGGCGGCTTCGACCTCATCGTCTCGCGCACGGGCTACACGGGCGAGAAGATGGGCTTCGAGTTGTTCGTACACCCCGACCGGGCAGCCGAACTCTTCGAGGCGCTGCTCCGGGTCGGTGAGCCCCTGGGCCTCAAGCCGTGCGGCCTGGGCGCCCGCGATTCGCTGCGCACCGAGGCCGGGTTGCCCCTCTACGGCCATGAGTTAGGCGGCCTCCTCAACCTGGGCGTAGGCGAGGCCGGTTTCGCCAGGTTCGTCAAGACCTACAAGCCCTGGTTCATCGGCCGTGAGGCCTTCCTGGCCCGCGAGGCGCAGCGCCAGCAGGGAATCGTGCGCTTCCGCTTCACCGAGAAGCACGTGCGCATGGCCCACTTAGGCGACCCGGTGCTCGACAAGCGCGGCAAGGTGGTCGGCGCGGTGACCAGTTGTGCCATTGACAGCGAAGGTTATCTGACAGGGCAGGCTGTGGTGCTGCGCAAGTACGCCGAGGAAGGCACACCGATCTTCATCCTCCAGGGCACCGAACGGCTGAAGAAGGCCCCCAAAGCCCCGGCCGAACTGGATTGGGGCGACACCCTGCCGCTGCCCAGCGCCGCCGTGGTGGTGTCGCGGTTCTTGAAGAAGAAATAG
- a CDS encoding universal stress protein, protein MAGGGDPATSPLYVFGPFFKLLVMAGVAGVVYGASIWLVLLTVAVVSLMYRLVMRWVTDGSGGSGLTEEEFGGWAVKINASITYIEYTLTFLVSVAALVTFVADRFPALNHPLVLGVTGRLLLAILLSVITGWLVNLGPKVAARIFGPATLAVLFLLWAMIIATVVKLGVHLPPLHLSAFSFKYLPFTLGGYARILALMTGIEVFANLVAAYEGRPEEKARKAFGSLLIIMGSTGMTMLIVGPAIYRLADPLNEHVSVFTQTMDALLPAPLPYIGTLIGVVVLLSASAASAQGIQNLSLGLANRHYVPPSFGRRNQYGVPPAPVWAEVSVVSLAFLLFGTLEETYLSLYAAGVFILLSMTAWAVVKRLRREVLQEMQWGHLVTMFGSVLAAILTTIATVILFGERLREGAWIYFVLIPALYGVLTYFRNRLGSPSALREQLGRLEEAMWTTASGRTQAPAPAPVTEPGEGAKVTWAATPERIALWRSRKEVPHRILVPLDGTRAAERGVAFGQVVAAAYGAHLILASVIPPKKNGAREARLRQYLTRWMQQLAQAEVSASVVVERGDVPATLAAIARQSRADWLILTSRGQSWSRRFLLGQKAGKIFEAVNLPTLFVRPIVSRPPRPRFRRVLVPLDGTPFSERILPYVRAVDPSFNNEIILLSVPEVPEPELYGLEADVVLPLRRQAEARAREYLSRVAEVLREDGLQVKMVVAGSDPDRTIVRVAKELDVDLIMLATRGHMGFDRLLVGSTADWIVRHTLTPVFILPPWNNGHEDQG, encoded by the coding sequence TTGGCAGGCGGTGGTGATCCGGCGACCTCGCCGCTGTATGTCTTTGGCCCCTTCTTCAAATTGCTGGTGATGGCCGGGGTGGCCGGGGTGGTTTACGGTGCCAGTATCTGGCTGGTGTTGCTCACCGTGGCCGTGGTCTCGCTGATGTATCGCCTGGTCATGCGCTGGGTGACCGACGGCAGCGGCGGCAGCGGCCTCACCGAAGAGGAGTTCGGCGGCTGGGCGGTCAAGATCAACGCCAGCATCACCTACATCGAATACACGCTGACCTTTCTGGTCAGCGTGGCGGCGCTGGTGACTTTTGTGGCGGACCGGTTCCCCGCCCTCAACCACCCCCTGGTGTTGGGCGTCACGGGCCGCTTGCTCCTGGCCATCCTGCTCAGCGTGATTACCGGCTGGCTGGTGAATTTGGGCCCCAAAGTGGCGGCGCGCATTTTTGGCCCGGCGACGCTGGCCGTGCTTTTTCTGTTGTGGGCCATGATCATCGCCACGGTGGTCAAGTTGGGGGTCCATTTGCCTCCCCTGCACCTCTCGGCCTTTTCTTTCAAGTACCTGCCGTTCACCCTGGGGGGCTATGCCCGTATTCTGGCCTTGATGACGGGCATCGAGGTATTCGCCAACCTGGTGGCGGCTTACGAGGGCCGGCCGGAGGAGAAGGCCCGCAAAGCCTTTGGTAGCCTGCTCATCATCATGGGCAGTACGGGCATGACCATGCTCATCGTCGGCCCGGCGATTTATCGCCTGGCCGACCCGCTCAACGAGCATGTTTCGGTGTTCACCCAGACGATGGATGCGTTGCTCCCCGCCCCCTTGCCCTACATCGGAACGCTGATCGGGGTGGTGGTGTTGCTTTCGGCCTCAGCGGCCAGCGCCCAGGGCATCCAGAACCTCTCGCTGGGGCTGGCCAACCGGCATTATGTGCCGCCCAGTTTCGGTCGGCGCAACCAGTACGGCGTTCCCCCGGCGCCGGTGTGGGCCGAGGTGAGCGTGGTTTCCCTGGCTTTCCTGCTTTTCGGCACGCTGGAGGAGACCTACCTTTCGCTCTATGCGGCGGGGGTGTTCATCTTGCTCAGCATGACGGCGTGGGCGGTGGTCAAACGGCTGCGAAGAGAAGTGTTGCAGGAGATGCAATGGGGCCACCTGGTGACCATGTTCGGTAGCGTGCTGGCGGCCATTTTGACCACCATCGCTACGGTGATCCTCTTCGGGGAGCGTTTGCGCGAGGGGGCGTGGATATACTTTGTGCTCATCCCCGCCCTCTACGGCGTGTTGACTTATTTCCGCAACCGTTTGGGCAGCCCCTCGGCCCTGCGGGAGCAACTGGGCCGGCTGGAGGAAGCCATGTGGACCACGGCTTCGGGGCGCACCCAGGCGCCGGCCCCTGCTCCGGTGACCGAACCGGGGGAGGGTGCCAAGGTGACATGGGCCGCCACGCCGGAACGGATCGCTTTGTGGCGTAGCCGCAAAGAGGTGCCTCATCGGATTCTGGTACCCCTGGACGGCACACGGGCGGCAGAGCGGGGCGTGGCCTTCGGCCAGGTGGTGGCGGCGGCTTACGGCGCACACCTGATTTTGGCTTCGGTGATCCCGCCCAAGAAGAACGGGGCCCGCGAAGCGCGCCTGCGCCAGTACCTGACGAGGTGGATGCAGCAGTTGGCCCAGGCCGAGGTTTCGGCCAGCGTGGTGGTCGAGCGCGGCGATGTGCCCGCCACGCTGGCGGCCATTGCCCGGCAGAGCCGTGCCGATTGGCTCATTCTCACCTCGCGGGGGCAGTCGTGGTCGCGCCGCTTCTTGCTGGGGCAGAAGGCGGGCAAGATCTTCGAGGCGGTCAACCTGCCCACGCTGTTCGTGCGGCCCATTGTCAGTCGCCCGCCGCGTCCGCGCTTCCGCCGGGTGTTGGTGCCGTTGGACGGTACGCCTTTCTCCGAGCGCATTTTGCCTTATGTGCGCGCCGTGGATCCCTCTTTCAACAACGAAATCATTTTGCTGTCGGTGCCCGAAGTCCCCGAGCCGGAGTTGTACGGTCTGGAAGCCGATGTGGTGTTGCCCCTGCGGCGGCAGGCCGAGGCGCGGGCCAGGGAGTACCTCTCCCGCGTGGCCGAGGTCCTGCGCGAGGATGGGTTGCAGGTCAAGATGGTGGTGGCCGGTTCGGACCCGGACCGCACCATTGTGCGCGTGGCCAAGGAGTTGGATGTCGATCTCATCATGCTGGCCACCAGGGGGCACATGGGCTTCGACCGCCTGCTGGTCGGCTCCACGGCCGATTGGATCGTGCGGCACACGCTGACGCCGGTCTTCATCCTGCCGCCTTGGAACAACGGGCACGAGGATCAGGGGTAG
- the aroQ gene encoding type II 3-dehydroquinate dehydratase yields MTYRVLVLHGPNLNLLGVREPEVYGALTLEEIDARLVELGREWDLEVFTEQHNGEGDLIEALHRAREGADGVVFNPGGYTHTSVALRDAVVAIGLPVVEVHLSNIFAREPFRQRSLIAPVCIGSVSGFGWISYVLGLQGLLAYLQGR; encoded by the coding sequence ATGACCTATCGTGTGTTGGTGTTGCATGGCCCCAATCTCAACCTGTTGGGCGTTCGGGAGCCGGAGGTGTACGGCGCGTTGACCCTGGAAGAGATCGACGCCCGGCTGGTCGAACTGGGCCGGGAGTGGGACCTCGAGGTGTTCACCGAGCAGCATAACGGCGAGGGAGACCTCATCGAGGCCCTGCACCGCGCCCGGGAGGGGGCCGATGGTGTGGTCTTCAACCCTGGCGGCTATACCCACACCTCGGTGGCGCTGCGCGATGCCGTGGTCGCCATTGGCTTGCCTGTGGTGGAGGTGCACCTCTCCAACATTTTCGCCCGCGAGCCCTTTCGTCAGCGCTCGCTGATTGCGCCGGTGTGTATCGGTAGCGTGTCCGGCTTTGGCTGGATTTCTTATGTATTGGGCTTACAAGGCCTGTTGGCATACCTGCAAGGTAGGTAA
- a CDS encoding nitroreductase has protein sequence MEVHEAIRTKRAVRKFRDEPLPEEVIRAILNAGRRAQSSKNTQPWHFIAITDKAVLQALSECGHYAGHLAGAALGVAILTPDPAQRFTIMFDAGQAAAYMQLAAWELGVGSCLASIYEPEKAREILGFPPEWHLRIALSFGYPADPNVLRRPPRPGGRRPFDEIVHWNHW, from the coding sequence ATGGAAGTGCATGAAGCCATCCGCACCAAGCGGGCGGTGCGCAAGTTTCGCGACGAGCCGCTGCCCGAGGAGGTCATCCGGGCTATTCTCAACGCCGGACGGCGGGCGCAATCTTCCAAGAACACCCAGCCCTGGCATTTTATCGCCATCACCGACAAAGCGGTGCTCCAAGCCCTCTCGGAGTGTGGGCACTACGCCGGGCATCTTGCTGGCGCGGCCCTGGGTGTGGCCATTCTCACCCCCGACCCGGCGCAGCGCTTCACTATCATGTTCGACGCCGGGCAGGCGGCGGCCTACATGCAACTGGCGGCCTGGGAGTTGGGGGTAGGCTCCTGCCTGGCCAGCATTTACGAGCCGGAGAAGGCCCGCGAGATTCTGGGCTTTCCGCCTGAGTGGCATTTGCGGATCGCTCTTTCCTTTGGGTACCCTGCCGATCCCAATGTGCTGCGTCGCCCCCCACGCCCTGGCGGACGGCGGCCCTTTGATGAAATCGTCCACTGGAACCATTGGTGA